Proteins encoded together in one Anaerococcus murdochii window:
- a CDS encoding glycoside hydrolase family 13 protein, giving the protein MNKAAILHISESLMAYAIRLDELNIRLRADKNDKLDISLLYTYKCDDPHLWQEVKMKKTFEDRYFSYYEIDFKLKDKRFAYVFKIQDENEVYYLSENGLEETYDFDQFYFTSFHMPYIHEADLFEPVEWMKEAVFYQIFPERFRRGDFSKDDSYINQAWEDLPKPNSFAGGDLKGIIEKLDHIKDLGVNALYLTPIFISPTNHKYDTIDYYEIDPQFGNKNDFKKLVEKAHGFGIRIVLDAVFNHMCHENPIFKDVIEKGKESRYYDWFYINGDKADVEKINYETFAHVYNMPKLKTSNREVQDYLIKIAKYWIEEFDIDGWRLDVSDEVSHDLWKRFRKEIKAAKADAVIIGENWHNAESFLRGDEFDSIMNYAFTNVCLAYFKGEKSAQETSDYLNMVIMRNRDQANRMMLNFLDTHDTPRFITEIGGSRDKVLAALSLSVVYMGANSLFYGTEIGLEGKGDPDCRRTFPWQNLEENKTYIEKVKEILEIKKHQTIKDGDIKIYSHKDLLLLERFDQEKTLSLAINLGRQKDFALADENILISNNYSNQSLGESSFVVWEKYSK; this is encoded by the coding sequence ATGAACAAAGCCGCAATTTTACATATTAGTGAGAGTTTGATGGCCTATGCTATAAGGCTTGATGAGTTAAATATAAGGCTTAGGGCTGATAAAAATGATAAGCTTGATATAAGCCTTCTTTATACTTATAAATGTGATGATCCACACCTTTGGCAAGAAGTTAAGATGAAAAAAACTTTTGAAGATAGGTATTTTTCTTATTATGAAATAGATTTTAAACTTAAGGACAAGCGATTCGCCTATGTTTTTAAAATCCAAGATGAAAATGAGGTCTATTATTTAAGTGAAAATGGCCTTGAAGAGACTTACGATTTTGACCAATTTTATTTCACATCTTTTCACATGCCTTATATCCATGAGGCAGACTTATTTGAGCCTGTTGAATGGATGAAAGAGGCTGTATTTTATCAGATATTTCCAGAAAGATTTAGGAGGGGAGATTTTTCTAAGGATGATTCCTACATCAACCAAGCTTGGGAAGATTTACCAAAACCAAATTCTTTTGCAGGTGGTGACCTTAAGGGGATAATAGAAAAACTTGACCATATCAAGGATCTTGGTGTAAATGCCCTATATTTAACACCGATTTTTATATCCCCAACCAACCACAAATACGATACCATAGATTATTACGAAATTGATCCGCAATTTGGGAATAAAAATGATTTTAAAAAGCTTGTAGAAAAGGCCCATGGTTTTGGCATAAGGATAGTTCTAGATGCGGTCTTTAACCACATGTGCCACGAAAATCCTATTTTTAAGGATGTGATAGAAAAGGGCAAGGAGTCTAGGTATTACGATTGGTTTTATATAAATGGGGATAAGGCAGATGTAGAGAAAATCAACTATGAGACCTTTGCCCATGTTTATAATATGCCAAAGCTTAAAACCTCAAATAGGGAGGTCCAAGATTATTTGATAAAAATTGCCAAGTACTGGATAGAAGAATTTGATATTGACGGTTGGAGGCTAGATGTATCAGACGAGGTCAGCCATGATTTGTGGAAGAGATTTAGGAAGGAAATCAAAGCGGCTAAGGCTGATGCAGTTATTATCGGTGAAAATTGGCACAATGCGGAATCCTTCCTCAGAGGTGATGAGTTTGATTCTATAATGAATTATGCCTTCACCAATGTATGCCTAGCTTATTTTAAGGGTGAAAAATCCGCCCAAGAAACTAGTGATTATTTAAATATGGTTATAATGAGAAATAGAGATCAGGCAAATAGGATGATGCTAAATTTCCTAGATACCCATGACACTCCAAGGTTTATCACTGAAATTGGTGGGTCAAGAGATAAAGTTCTTGCGGCTCTTAGCCTAAGCGTGGTCTATATGGGGGCGAACTCTCTTTTCTATGGGACAGAAATCGGCCTAGAAGGAAAGGGAGATCCTGATTGTAGGAGGACCTTTCCTTGGCAAAATCTGGAAGAAAACAAAACTTATATAGAAAAAGTAAAAGAAATCCTAGAAATCAAAAAACACCAAACTATAAAAGATGGTGACATAAAAATTTATAGCCATAAAGACCTCCTATTATTAGAAAGATTTGACCAAGAAAAGACTTTAAGCCTTGCCATCAATCTAGGAAGGCAAAAAGATTTTGCCTTAGCAGATGAAAATATTTTAATTTCCAACAATTATTCAAACCAAAGTCTGGGGGAATCTAGTTTTGTAGTTTGGGAAAAATATTCAAAATAA
- a CDS encoding dicarboxylate/amino acid:cation symporter: MKYLALLVGLALFYGLSLMKKKGASFSSRVILGSLLGLGLGLVFKGQTELFGIFGEIYANLLFALVIPLLLTSVIKVVISNESIKRLKSIGLKTLGILSLHNVLGSTLGVILAVVFAIGKNANIPLPEPAEAREVPTFVEAIVDFFPKNIIDDAANGRVIPIIVFAVLIGFVVLSLIENGKEKEVGPFVAFIESFSEIINRLVSLVTSFTPYAVLSLIGSAVARIDYTAIKPLVSVLLLTYLASFIHSYVTTGALISIFAGLNPFKFFRKNFSVQAIGFTTQSSVGTIPANVDNLEKNLGVSEKIASFVAPAGATMGMPGCAGFWPVMTAILTANVLDLGYGFTDYLSLILVALLVSLGTVGVPGTATIATTAVFAAMGLPIEMVVILAPISSLADMGRTATNVTAASSAALIVAASEDELDRDLYNS, from the coding sequence ATGAAATATTTAGCACTACTTGTAGGCTTGGCTCTTTTTTATGGTCTAAGTCTTATGAAAAAGAAAGGCGCTAGCTTTTCTTCAAGGGTCATCCTTGGATCTCTTTTAGGTCTTGGTCTGGGCCTTGTTTTTAAGGGTCAAACTGAACTTTTTGGGATTTTTGGAGAAATTTACGCTAATTTGCTCTTCGCCCTAGTAATTCCTTTGCTTCTTACATCTGTAATTAAGGTTGTAATTTCAAATGAATCTATAAAGAGGCTTAAGTCCATAGGCCTTAAAACTCTTGGGATTTTAAGCCTTCACAATGTTTTGGGGTCTACACTTGGGGTAATCCTTGCAGTAGTTTTTGCTATTGGTAAAAACGCAAACATACCCCTACCAGAACCTGCAGAAGCCAGAGAAGTCCCTACTTTTGTAGAGGCAATCGTGGACTTTTTCCCAAAAAATATTATAGATGACGCAGCCAACGGCAGGGTCATACCTATAATTGTTTTTGCAGTTTTAATTGGTTTTGTGGTTTTAAGCCTAATTGAAAATGGTAAGGAAAAGGAAGTTGGGCCTTTTGTTGCCTTTATTGAGTCTTTTTCTGAGATAATAAATAGGCTGGTAAGCCTTGTGACAAGTTTCACCCCCTATGCCGTCCTATCACTAATAGGATCGGCCGTTGCAAGGATTGACTACACTGCCATTAAACCTTTGGTATCGGTCCTTCTACTAACTTATTTGGCTTCCTTTATCCATTCCTATGTCACAACCGGAGCTCTTATAAGTATCTTTGCAGGTCTAAATCCATTTAAGTTTTTTAGGAAGAATTTTTCGGTCCAGGCCATTGGTTTTACTACTCAATCATCAGTAGGAACCATACCTGCAAATGTGGATAATCTCGAAAAAAACCTAGGAGTGTCAGAAAAAATCGCCTCTTTTGTAGCCCCAGCTGGAGCTACCATGGGAATGCCAGGTTGTGCTGGTTTTTGGCCAGTGATGACTGCTATTTTAACAGCAAATGTCCTTGACCTTGGCTATGGATTTACAGATTATTTGAGTCTAATCTTAGTTGCCCTTTTGGTATCACTAGGAACAGTTGGAGTCCCAGGCACAGCCACAATTGCGACAACAGCAGTCTTTGCAGCTATGGGTCTACCAATAGAAATGGTCGTAATCCTCGCTCCTATTTCATCTCTTGCCGACATGGGAAGGACAGCTACAAATGTTACTGCAGCATCATCTGCAGCCCTAATTGTAGCAGCAAGTGAAGATGAGCTTGATAGGGATCTCTACAATTCTTAA
- a CDS encoding formate/nitrite transporter family protein — protein MESDLRPDQILAKASATYEKKARQNIKKTLVLSFIAGIFIALGAVASTLASFNLLADPNKIGLGKLIQGLTFTPGLIFVLIAGGELFTGNNLMAIAFLDKKISVGDLLKSWLIVYFGNFIGSIFVAFLIYKSGQWQIADNDLAARVILIANQKINLSFSQGLILGIFCNFLVCLGVWMALGAKDYVGKVASAIFPVVAFVVSGFEHSVANMYYIPAGIFAKNIPAFVEKTGLSLDDLSHLNFLNMVTKNLIPVTLGNIIGGAILVGLLYFIAFKEKEN, from the coding sequence ATGGAATCTGATCTTAGGCCTGATCAAATTTTGGCAAAGGCAAGTGCCACCTACGAGAAAAAAGCTAGACAAAATATCAAAAAAACCTTAGTTTTATCATTTATAGCAGGAATTTTTATCGCTCTAGGCGCAGTGGCATCGACCCTTGCATCTTTCAATCTTTTGGCTGATCCAAATAAAATTGGCCTTGGAAAACTCATCCAAGGATTGACTTTTACACCTGGATTAATTTTTGTTTTGATCGCTGGAGGAGAACTTTTTACAGGCAACAACCTCATGGCAATAGCCTTTTTAGATAAGAAAATTTCCGTGGGAGACCTTTTAAAATCGTGGCTTATTGTATATTTTGGTAATTTTATAGGATCTATATTTGTAGCATTTTTAATTTATAAGTCAGGCCAGTGGCAAATTGCGGATAATGACTTGGCCGCAAGGGTGATTTTAATCGCAAATCAAAAGATAAACCTTAGTTTTAGCCAAGGATTGATCCTCGGGATTTTTTGTAATTTCTTGGTTTGCCTAGGAGTTTGGATGGCTCTTGGGGCAAAAGACTATGTGGGCAAAGTTGCTTCTGCGATTTTCCCGGTTGTAGCCTTTGTGGTTTCAGGTTTTGAGCATAGTGTTGCAAATATGTACTATATACCAGCAGGTATTTTTGCAAAAAATATCCCAGCCTTTGTTGAAAAAACTGGATTAAGCTTAGATGATCTTTCTCATCTTAACTTTTTAAATATGGTCACTAAGAATTTAATCCCAGTTACACTTGGAAATATCATCGGTGGGGCAATTTTGGTTGGACTTTTATATTTTATAGCCTTTAAGGAAAAGGAAAATTAA
- a CDS encoding amidohydrolase: MERDLIGTRRYYHKIAEPGWLEFNTTINIIKDLKKLGVTDIKYGKKIHKEDMIFGRPSSERIKAYASTIKYREDFDTSEILQGYTGLIATIDTEKPGKTFAFRFDIDALPIKESADKFHKPFREGFASENPGAMHACGHDGHLSMGIFLAKWILENKKDLSGKYILIFQPGEEGLRGAKSLSESEYIHDIDYFFAGHLGMGLPSGKVGVGTTGFLASTKLDAIFKGHSSHAAALPEEGKNANLAAASALLNLETLAQHSKGMARINVGVIRGGRVRNAISDKAVLELETRGGSDEVNNFLVTRAIQVIKGASIQYDLDYEVKIAGSAPSIIKPATKFYDKIDEMLKKKGFDTIKNPDFKASEDVCYYINKVNSEGGSAIHFIFGSDLAAGHHNKAFDFDEKSLLMGLEVYKDCIKYLNKNGKS; the protein is encoded by the coding sequence ATGGAACGAGATTTGATAGGAACCAGGAGGTATTACCATAAAATAGCCGAACCTGGTTGGTTGGAATTTAATACCACTATTAATATCATAAAGGATTTAAAAAAACTTGGAGTAACCGATATCAAATACGGCAAGAAAATCCACAAAGAAGATATGATTTTTGGAAGGCCATCTTCTGAGAGGATCAAAGCCTACGCTTCCACTATAAAATACAGGGAAGACTTCGATACTTCTGAAATATTGCAAGGTTATACTGGACTAATTGCAACAATTGATACAGAAAAACCTGGCAAGACCTTTGCCTTTCGTTTTGACATAGATGCCTTACCTATAAAGGAAAGCGCTGATAAGTTTCACAAGCCTTTTAGGGAGGGCTTTGCGTCGGAAAATCCGGGAGCCATGCACGCTTGTGGTCATGATGGCCACCTATCCATGGGAATTTTCCTTGCCAAATGGATTTTAGAAAATAAAAAGGATTTATCTGGCAAGTACATTTTGATTTTCCAACCAGGTGAAGAAGGCCTTCGTGGAGCCAAGTCCCTTAGCGAATCGGAATACATCCACGATATAGATTATTTTTTCGCAGGCCACCTGGGAATGGGACTTCCTTCGGGAAAAGTCGGAGTGGGAACGACAGGTTTTCTTGCATCAACCAAACTAGATGCAATATTCAAGGGCCATTCTTCCCATGCGGCAGCCCTACCAGAAGAGGGCAAAAACGCCAACCTCGCCGCAGCATCCGCTCTTTTAAACCTAGAAACCCTTGCCCAACATTCTAAGGGTATGGCGAGAATTAATGTTGGAGTTATAAGGGGAGGCAGGGTTCGAAATGCAATTTCAGATAAGGCTGTCCTAGAACTTGAGACCAGGGGTGGAAGTGATGAGGTAAATAATTTTCTTGTCACCAGGGCCATCCAGGTTATAAAGGGGGCTAGTATCCAATACGATTTGGACTATGAGGTGAAAATCGCTGGCTCTGCGCCATCAATAATCAAACCAGCCACTAAATTTTACGATAAAATTGATGAAATGTTAAAGAAAAAAGGATTTGATACTATAAAAAATCCTGATTTTAAGGCAAGCGAGGACGTTTGCTATTATATAAACAAGGTAAATTCTGAAGGCGGATCTGCAATACACTTTATCTTTGGGTCAGACCTTGCAGCAGGCCATCATAACAAGGCCTTTGATTTTGATGAAAAGAGCCTTCTTATGGGCCTTGAAGTCTATAAGGATTGTATAAAATACTTAAACAAAAACGGAAAATCCTAG
- a CDS encoding MFS transporter: protein MTNKKTPIKSIAIELTMFLAYAFFAVNWISGSTLTPNILKAFNLEGANSVSLINNVVTIAKILGNLVAATIFAKLFPKKSIGLGALLIPAGALLAALSPSFPIFLIGRFVMGFGGALFVVYFSPVVVNYFDPDKRPVVNALNNVSYNVGSILALLLVGPVIKLLGLGRYALVAFSIVSFIIFAAWILIGEDFMITSSKETGSKTFSLKDALGEKIAILMPCMYFGHLTLYMVMLNIFPNTNFSPIPASKISTIFTTGALIGTLLSIMVAKRSTRRVPTLKIAGILTTTIGFLLIHTESPILASILALALGTIMYVPLTNFVLIPQEMPGMFSERLTQIMSVYWALVYILETIAYQIIVNIQFKFGDKMALTATIILSISFIIGSFIMKEPAEIK from the coding sequence ATGACAAACAAAAAAACACCAATAAAATCAATCGCCATAGAGCTTACTATGTTTTTAGCCTATGCTTTTTTCGCCGTAAACTGGATATCTGGTTCAACTTTAACCCCCAATATCCTAAAGGCCTTTAATCTAGAAGGGGCAAATTCAGTTTCCCTGATTAATAACGTGGTTACAATCGCCAAAATTTTGGGAAACCTAGTTGCAGCGACTATTTTCGCAAAACTTTTCCCAAAAAAATCAATTGGTCTTGGCGCCCTTCTAATCCCAGCAGGAGCCTTACTTGCGGCTCTTTCACCATCATTTCCTATTTTTCTTATAGGAAGGTTTGTAATGGGCTTTGGTGGAGCACTTTTTGTAGTCTACTTCTCACCTGTGGTTGTAAATTATTTTGATCCAGACAAAAGACCAGTTGTAAATGCCCTAAACAACGTATCTTACAATGTTGGTTCGATTTTGGCCTTGCTTCTTGTAGGACCTGTTATAAAACTTTTGGGTCTTGGCAGGTACGCCCTCGTGGCCTTTTCCATAGTTTCCTTTATAATTTTTGCAGCTTGGATCCTAATCGGAGAAGATTTTATGATTACATCTAGTAAGGAAACAGGATCAAAGACATTTTCCCTAAAAGATGCCCTTGGAGAAAAAATAGCAATCCTAATGCCTTGTATGTATTTTGGCCACTTGACCCTTTATATGGTTATGCTAAATATTTTCCCAAATACAAACTTTTCGCCAATTCCTGCTAGTAAAATCTCAACAATTTTTACAACAGGAGCCCTAATTGGTACCCTACTTTCAATCATGGTTGCAAAAAGATCAACAAGAAGAGTTCCTACTTTAAAAATTGCGGGAATTTTGACAACAACTATAGGATTTTTGCTTATCCACACAGAAAGCCCAATCCTTGCATCTATCTTGGCTTTGGCTTTGGGCACAATTATGTATGTTCCACTTACAAATTTCGTCTTAATCCCCCAAGAAATGCCTGGCATGTTCTCAGAAAGGCTTACCCAAATCATGTCAGTTTACTGGGCCCTAGTTTATATCCTAGAAACAATCGCCTACCAAATTATTGTTAATATCCAATTTAAGTTTGGTGATAAAATGGCCCTCACAGCGACCATTATCCTTTCAATAAGTTTCATCATCGGCTCTTTTATCATGAAGGAACCGGCAGAAATCAAATAG
- a CDS encoding alpha/beta hydrolase codes for MKKKIIKIIGLIIVLLCLGFLGFIGKASFDGLTNIASREETQKNMNSYRDKYESFAKGKSIEEIKIKSSQKDHDIPAIFIKNPDAKGLAVMVHGMGGTKYSLYSPGQAFYDLGYSLLIYDQRNSGDNEANYNTFGILESFDALDAISYGKNTLDAQEIILYGESYGGATALIAASRDSSLIDYLILDSPVSDSNEFADKVYKQVEEEQGLPIGLMKFMTNIFLKAKLGFTLKDIDASKWAKEADINSPVLIINSDNDKVTPVYMGEDIYKSIRGDKKEIYTAKGFGHIKFAEENPQGFKAVISNFLKNYRN; via the coding sequence ATGAAAAAGAAAATTATAAAAATTATTGGCCTGATAATTGTACTTTTATGTCTTGGTTTTTTGGGTTTTATTGGCAAGGCTTCTTTCGACGGGCTTACAAATATTGCAAGTAGGGAAGAAACTCAAAAAAATATGAATTCCTACAGGGATAAATACGAAAGTTTTGCCAAGGGAAAATCAATAGAAGAAATAAAAATAAAATCTTCACAAAAAGACCATGACATACCTGCAATTTTCATCAAAAATCCGGATGCAAAAGGACTTGCTGTTATGGTCCACGGTATGGGAGGGACTAAGTATTCTCTTTATAGTCCAGGCCAAGCTTTCTATGATTTAGGTTATAGTCTATTAATCTACGACCAAAGAAATTCTGGCGATAATGAAGCGAATTACAATACTTTTGGAATTTTAGAATCTTTTGATGCCCTTGATGCAATTTCTTATGGGAAAAATACTCTAGATGCTCAAGAAATTATTTTGTACGGCGAATCTTATGGTGGAGCGACAGCCCTAATTGCTGCAAGCAGGGATTCTTCTTTGATTGATTATCTAATCTTAGATTCTCCGGTATCTGATTCGAATGAATTTGCTGATAAGGTCTATAAGCAAGTAGAAGAAGAACAAGGCCTACCAATTGGACTGATGAAATTCATGACAAATATTTTTCTAAAGGCAAAATTAGGTTTTACCCTAAAAGACATAGATGCGAGCAAATGGGCAAAAGAAGCTGATATAAATTCCCCTGTTTTAATTATAAATTCTGATAATGATAAGGTCACTCCAGTCTATATGGGCGAGGATATTTATAAGAGTATAAGGGGAGATAAGAAGGAAATTTACACAGCCAAGGGCTTTGGTCACATCAAGTTTGCTGAAGAAAATCCTCAGGGATTTAAGGCTGTGATTAGTAATTTTCTTAAAAATTATAGAAATTAA
- a CDS encoding M18 family aminopeptidase — translation MNSIDFSKDLINFIDASPLNYFAVRNAGEILEENGFKKLREDQVWDLEKGKYYTTRDDSALIAFEIGEDLKKGFEIIGSHTDSPTFKVKSNPEMADTGFLKLNIEAYGGMIHSTWLDRTLSLAGKVAYKKDGKIKYELVNIDEDLLTIANAAIHMNREVNKGYAYNTQDNLYPLVKTIKDELEGESYLLNVLAEELGINKEDILDFDLGLYDRQKGSIINNMVHVGRLDNLGSVHASLMALVDSKPGRNKMILLSDNEEIGSRTRGGAASNLLGNTLERIALKFGLDREGYQIMVENSMIISADQAHATHPNYKAFADPTNIVKMNEGLVIKIAANGAYASTIETKARLINIAKKYGYKVQTFHNRNDKVGGSTIGPITSTALGIKALDVGIPLLAMHSIRELAGVEDIYQAYEIYKKFFEED, via the coding sequence ATGAATAGTATAGATTTTAGTAAAGATTTAATAAATTTTATTGACGCAAGTCCTCTAAATTATTTTGCAGTGAGAAACGCTGGCGAAATTTTAGAGGAAAATGGTTTTAAGAAACTTAGGGAAGACCAAGTTTGGGACCTAGAAAAGGGCAAATATTACACTACTCGTGATGATTCAGCCCTTATAGCCTTTGAGATTGGAGAAGATTTGAAAAAAGGCTTTGAAATAATTGGTTCTCACACAGACAGTCCAACCTTTAAGGTAAAATCTAACCCAGAAATGGCTGACACAGGCTTTTTGAAATTAAATATCGAAGCCTACGGCGGTATGATCCACTCAACTTGGCTTGATAGGACCCTTTCTCTAGCGGGAAAAGTTGCCTACAAAAAAGATGGCAAAATAAAGTACGAGCTTGTAAATATAGACGAGGACCTACTTACAATTGCCAACGCCGCTATCCACATGAACAGGGAAGTCAACAAGGGTTATGCCTACAATACTCAAGATAATCTCTATCCTCTTGTAAAAACTATCAAGGATGAGCTTGAGGGCGAATCTTACCTATTAAATGTTTTGGCAGAGGAATTAGGAATTAATAAAGAAGATATACTTGACTTTGATCTTGGCCTTTATGATAGGCAAAAGGGTTCAATAATAAACAACATGGTCCATGTTGGAAGGCTTGATAACCTCGGTTCTGTCCACGCATCCCTAATGGCACTTGTAGACAGCAAGCCAGGAAGAAACAAGATGATTTTATTGAGCGATAACGAAGAGATTGGCTCAAGAACAAGGGGTGGGGCGGCTTCAAATCTATTAGGCAATACTTTAGAAAGAATCGCCCTTAAATTTGGTCTTGATAGGGAAGGCTATCAAATAATGGTAGAAAATTCTATGATAATTTCTGCCGACCAGGCCCATGCAACTCATCCAAACTACAAGGCTTTTGCTGATCCTACTAATATTGTTAAGATGAATGAGGGTTTGGTAATTAAAATCGCAGCCAATGGTGCCTACGCATCTACAATTGAAACCAAGGCAAGGCTAATAAATATTGCCAAAAAATATGGCTACAAGGTCCAAACCTTCCACAATAGAAATGATAAGGTCGGCGGTTCAACCATAGGCCCAATTACATCAACAGCCCTTGGTATCAAGGCCCTTGATGTTGGTATTCCACTTCTTGCTATGCACTCAATAAGGGAGCTTGCAGGTGTGGAAGATATTTACCAGGCTTATGAAATTTATAAGAAGTTTTTTGAGGAGGACTAG
- a CDS encoding MTH1187 family thiamine-binding protein yields MAVVEVCIIPIGTKETSVSKYVAEAEKILMAEGVKYKLNPMGTVIEANADKALEAIRKMQESVFDKGCDRVYTVIKMDDRRDKKATMEQKIKSVEDRL; encoded by the coding sequence ATGGCAGTAGTTGAAGTTTGCATAATTCCAATAGGTACAAAAGAAACTTCTGTTTCAAAATATGTGGCAGAAGCTGAAAAAATCCTTATGGCAGAGGGTGTGAAATATAAATTAAACCCAATGGGAACAGTTATAGAAGCTAACGCTGATAAGGCCTTAGAGGCAATCAGAAAGATGCAGGAATCTGTATTTGACAAGGGTTGCGACAGGGTTTATACAGTTATTAAAATGGATGATAGGCGTGATAAAAAAGCCACAATGGAACAAAAAATAAAGTCGGTTGAAGATAGGCTTTAA
- a CDS encoding ABC transporter substrate-binding protein, translating to MKKSKSLLALLLAGAMLTACGGAKEGNEKQDNKTAERPLTVAMATEIDSLDPFNATAGDTKTVMDQIFDGLLDVDEDGNLVPDLAESYEISENGLTYTFKLKEGVKFHDGSDFTADDVYYTYDKLSGLTSGEPMSSKFAGIVEMNVVSPTEITMKLDKVNNSFIYLQNQPIVKKDYADNQTKPIGTGPYKFVSYTPGEGMVMERFDDYHRPDHLAKIKQVNVVRVADNQALVMALNNGEVDLASKLTADELEQVKESTDSYSHPQNLVQLLGLNNKVKPFDDIRVRQAIAYAIDKDELIEAVAGGKATKIYSSFSPALKDYFNDLGELYPTDVEKAKELLKEAGFPDGISFKMTVPSDYKFHMDTAELIQAQLKKANINATIDPIEFSTWLDKVYKQRDFETTIAGFIGYTDPIRVLDRYVSTSDKDYLNYVSEDFDKAISNAMATLDRDELIKNVKDAQEIIAKDCAAVFLQDPNDNIVLNNQYTGLKTYPVQKLNLEDISLK from the coding sequence ATGAAAAAATCAAAAAGTCTTTTGGCTTTACTACTAGCAGGGGCAATGCTAACTGCTTGTGGAGGTGCAAAAGAAGGAAACGAAAAGCAAGACAACAAGACAGCAGAAAGACCACTTACAGTTGCTATGGCGACAGAGATTGACTCTCTTGACCCATTTAACGCTACTGCAGGGGACACAAAGACTGTGATGGACCAAATCTTTGACGGTCTTTTGGATGTGGACGAGGACGGAAATCTTGTGCCAGACTTGGCAGAATCTTATGAGATTTCAGAAAATGGCCTTACCTACACCTTCAAATTAAAAGAAGGAGTTAAATTCCACGACGGATCAGATTTTACTGCTGATGATGTTTATTATACATATGATAAACTTTCTGGTCTTACATCTGGTGAACCTATGTCATCAAAATTTGCTGGCATAGTTGAGATGAATGTAGTATCACCAACAGAAATCACAATGAAACTCGATAAGGTAAATAACTCTTTTATCTACCTACAAAACCAACCAATTGTTAAAAAAGACTACGCAGATAACCAAACTAAGCCAATAGGTACAGGCCCATACAAGTTTGTTTCCTACACACCAGGCGAAGGCATGGTTATGGAAAGATTTGACGATTACCATAGACCTGACCACCTTGCAAAAATCAAACAAGTAAATGTGGTAAGAGTTGCCGATAACCAAGCCCTAGTCATGGCCCTAAATAATGGCGAAGTAGACCTTGCTTCAAAATTAACTGCAGACGAGCTTGAACAAGTAAAAGAATCTACAGATTCATATTCTCACCCACAAAACCTAGTTCAACTTCTTGGTCTAAACAATAAAGTTAAGCCATTTGACGACATTAGAGTAAGACAAGCTATAGCCTACGCAATCGATAAGGACGAATTAATCGAAGCTGTTGCAGGGGGAAAGGCAACCAAGATTTATTCTTCATTCTCACCTGCCCTTAAGGATTATTTCAATGACCTTGGCGAACTTTATCCAACAGATGTAGAAAAAGCTAAGGAGCTATTGAAAGAAGCAGGCTTCCCTGACGGAATTTCTTTCAAGATGACAGTGCCAAGCGACTATAAATTCCACATGGATACAGCAGAACTAATCCAAGCCCAACTTAAAAAGGCAAATATAAACGCAACTATAGACCCAATTGAGTTTTCAACCTGGCTTGATAAGGTTTATAAGCAAAGAGATTTTGAAACAACAATCGCAGGATTTATAGGATACACAGACCCAATCAGGGTTCTTGATAGGTATGTTTCAACATCTGACAAGGACTACCTAAACTATGTTTCAGAAGATTTTGATAAGGCAATCTCAAATGCCATGGCAACTTTAGATAGGGATGAACTAATCAAAAATGTAAAAGATGCCCAAGAAATAATTGCCAAAGATTGTGCGGCAGTATTTTTACAAGACCCTAACGATAATATAGTTTTAAACAACCAATATACAGGCCTTAAGACCTACCCTGTTCAAAAATTAAACCTTGAAGATATAAGCTTGAAATAA